A single Bacillus sp. HMF5848 DNA region contains:
- a CDS encoding DEAD/DEAH box helicase, translating into MEDIIGIFTRMKEMFIRYMDSPFALGHEKLMEERKEILEEEGNIYQYPYIEAMPNFKSSNKNVREACKSIGWSTDFGDFANRGLFNKDHNLHLHQYHAFEKVLIDKKNIVVTSGTGSGKTESFLLPLIANILEEAKKWDKPKEKEPSWWNLQNKWKPIRENEHRSAAIRGLVLYPLNALVEDQLVRLRKALDSEHAKNWLDQNRNGNRIYFGRYTGKTPVPGDPSDINKSKKLRGNFKQINRKQNELAEHFNRLIDSISNSPNNHLKQKLKIELQGDISGYQLKSTIWNQNDIQQIKGKLKEKYHEKLTYINQINGAELFSRWDMQEYPPDILITNFSMLNIILTRTIEQKMFEKTKKWLKEDSNNIFYLILDELHTYRGTAGTEVSYVIRALLNRIGLTPDSPQLRVLATSASLDETGKEFLEDFFGIPIEKFEIISGDREESNIFQKSESYKSSLDSFSKYYDISNLEYSHAVKYLCNEFGVSFDSENVDESLFQALDNSGILHEFLNVCTKPTSIKVLEKRIFGLNPSMKHIGGLLQAIIKSRKNGEVVIPLRTHLFFRNFQGLWACSNPNCSAVDVKYRYEGREIGKLYNQPKVQCNCGSRVLDFYYCQNCGDSFLGGYKSYDKEEGVFYLTADYPNLESLPDKVPFTKKYGEYALFWPSLDIDEDIKPWLRTYYDGSNTKRELQFSWSKVEYQPQLGKIVNDSYNNPNIHLYNIKGKKNQQDNVDTIQLNKMPAFPIKCPNCSDDWESKNPEIKKKEPLESTKRTRSPIRGQRTGFDMIAQVMLDSLMRELPSNETPKAVLFSDSRQDAAKLSAKIELNHYYHILRYIVVTAMNNQKNPMKSYIKQLKGESLTESESSEAEEYFYSNESQAMLIQAYLQGGFLPVNRKEQIKKLLESDNTPPKLMDLWNSIENGLVNLGVNPGGYENSVTENGGYKWIQLYDWSNMEHPSLKIEDLPNDLKLLRDDIMRSLRDNVLANVLFSQRKRDLESLCLAKITTDIDIILAEELGMSSDFWRQLVDSSIRILGGLRRYDLNRAPSDSPPSILKKYWNAVAKAHKLNDKEISLVATRIFENLKGVKDYLITSDELFVLPAKGMVYVCQKCGRNHLHASCNVCTDCYSPLVEKNLSEISLNDYYRYLTEDSKTYRRFHSEEMTGQTDSEVSSKRQQLFQAIYDSSDIPLVDEIDILSVTTTMEAGVDIGSLRMVAMSNMPPQRFNYQQRVGRCGRRGSALSVSLTLCRGRSHDDWYFDNLDKMTGDPPPQPYIDVKSKKIFSRVLFKEMLFHAFKDTGLIGKIDGGNSVHGEFGYKEDWVNYKEEIQTYFESREGKACLNEVVGCLSYQSKVSEGEKEELKEYIVSGKLVNEINMVSMDSKYSSNFLSENLASAGLLPMFGFPTRVKLFHHEKRSRYTPPHLLNSGTVDRDLEIAISEYSPGSEIIKDKAKHKSAGIAHYWIRGNQIVAEENPLGDIRKVALCRNCHILFDDESLFPDKCPSCESELGESTDYAFRSIPISEPQGFRSEWIKRDYKEDFEWSSRSSIPRLADDEKINENKKTIFNISYNSQEGNVYSINDNYGELFTFQKAKSSFDGWIEASTVGKDGFSPYLTDIRKSVALSSIKNTEVLLISPKQVSKGITFNPTNLGVKAGLISFGYLFRRVATSILDVDADELQVGIRSKVDNIQENTVGQIFLADTLINGAGYSKHLANSEILEEIMVDLTEEYSNIPKLKGHTCDSSCYECLRTYENMGYHPILDWRIGLDVAKLLKEPTFVPYIDIKWKRLVQNSIEGIMKNYQGTQHEWITGIPVLTLPFSDGKLSIIIVHPFVEKRDRKNFSDQLLEITTNLEIMGHKVLNYDIFDLIRRPTWVIMDAIEKKNNNDILIW; encoded by the coding sequence ATGGAAGATATTATTGGTATATTTACGAGAATGAAAGAAATGTTTATTAGGTATATGGATAGCCCATTTGCCTTAGGACATGAAAAATTGATGGAAGAACGTAAAGAAATATTAGAAGAGGAAGGAAATATATATCAATATCCTTACATTGAAGCTATGCCGAATTTTAAGAGTTCAAACAAAAATGTTAGGGAAGCTTGTAAATCAATAGGCTGGTCTACTGATTTTGGGGATTTTGCAAATAGAGGACTATTTAATAAGGATCATAATCTACATTTACATCAATATCACGCTTTTGAAAAAGTATTAATTGATAAGAAAAATATTGTAGTTACCTCAGGAACAGGTTCAGGTAAAACAGAGAGTTTTTTACTTCCTTTAATAGCTAACATTTTAGAGGAAGCTAAAAAATGGGATAAGCCGAAAGAAAAAGAACCTTCTTGGTGGAATTTACAAAACAAATGGAAACCAATACGTGAAAATGAACATCGTTCAGCAGCAATCAGAGGCTTGGTATTGTATCCTTTAAATGCATTGGTTGAAGATCAATTAGTAAGATTACGAAAAGCTCTGGATAGCGAGCATGCAAAAAACTGGCTTGATCAAAATAGAAATGGAAATAGAATATATTTTGGCAGATATACAGGAAAAACGCCAGTCCCAGGTGATCCTTCAGATATAAATAAGTCCAAAAAATTAAGAGGTAATTTTAAGCAGATAAACAGAAAACAAAATGAATTAGCTGAACACTTTAATAGATTAATTGATTCTATAAGTAATAGTCCCAACAATCATTTAAAACAAAAATTAAAAATTGAATTACAAGGTGATATAAGCGGATATCAGCTTAAGTCAACAATCTGGAATCAAAACGATATCCAGCAAATAAAAGGTAAACTTAAAGAAAAGTATCATGAAAAGTTAACTTATATTAATCAGATTAATGGAGCTGAGCTATTTTCTAGGTGGGATATGCAAGAATATCCGCCGGATATCTTAATCACAAATTTCAGCATGTTAAATATTATTTTAACGAGAACTATTGAGCAAAAGATGTTTGAAAAAACAAAAAAATGGTTAAAAGAAGATTCAAATAACATTTTTTATTTGATTTTAGATGAATTACATACCTACCGTGGAACTGCAGGAACAGAGGTTTCCTACGTAATTAGAGCATTATTGAATCGGATTGGATTAACGCCGGATAGCCCACAATTGAGAGTACTAGCTACAAGTGCCTCTTTAGATGAAACCGGAAAAGAATTTCTAGAGGATTTCTTTGGAATTCCAATTGAAAAATTTGAAATTATCTCAGGTGATAGAGAAGAATCTAATATATTCCAAAAGAGCGAGAGCTATAAAAGCTCTTTGGATTCTTTTAGTAAATACTACGATATTAGTAATCTTGAATATAGTCATGCAGTTAAATATCTTTGTAATGAATTTGGGGTTAGTTTTGATAGTGAAAATGTAGATGAATCACTGTTTCAAGCCCTAGATAACTCTGGTATTTTGCACGAATTTCTAAATGTATGCACAAAACCAACTTCTATAAAAGTTCTTGAAAAAAGAATATTTGGATTAAATCCATCAATGAAACATATAGGTGGACTCCTTCAAGCTATTATTAAATCCAGAAAAAATGGAGAAGTGGTTATACCATTAAGAACACATTTGTTTTTTAGAAATTTTCAGGGTTTATGGGCTTGTTCAAATCCTAATTGTTCAGCTGTTGATGTGAAATACAGATACGAAGGTAGAGAAATAGGAAAACTATATAATCAGCCAAAAGTTCAATGTAATTGTGGTTCTAGAGTTTTGGATTTTTATTATTGTCAAAACTGTGGGGATTCGTTTTTAGGAGGTTATAAAAGCTATGATAAAGAAGAAGGAGTATTTTATTTAACTGCAGATTATCCAAATTTAGAATCATTGCCTGACAAGGTTCCATTTACAAAAAAATATGGTGAATATGCATTGTTTTGGCCTTCACTAGATATTGATGAAGATATTAAGCCGTGGCTAAGAACATATTATGATGGCTCTAACACTAAAAGGGAGCTACAATTTTCCTGGTCCAAAGTAGAATACCAACCGCAATTAGGGAAAATTGTAAACGACAGCTATAACAACCCTAATATACATTTATATAATATTAAAGGGAAAAAAAATCAACAAGATAACGTGGACACGATTCAACTCAATAAAATGCCTGCATTTCCAATAAAGTGCCCTAATTGTTCAGATGATTGGGAGTCAAAGAATCCAGAAATAAAGAAAAAAGAACCTTTAGAAAGTACAAAAAGAACACGATCCCCTATAAGAGGTCAAAGAACTGGTTTTGATATGATAGCACAAGTTATGTTGGATTCTTTAATGAGAGAACTGCCAAGTAATGAAACCCCTAAAGCTGTTCTATTTTCTGATAGTAGGCAAGATGCTGCTAAACTATCTGCAAAAATCGAACTGAATCATTATTATCATATTTTGAGATATATAGTTGTAACCGCTATGAATAACCAGAAGAATCCAATGAAATCTTATATAAAACAATTAAAAGGGGAATCCTTAACTGAATCGGAATCTTCTGAGGCTGAAGAATATTTTTATAGTAATGAAAGTCAGGCTATGCTAATACAGGCGTATCTACAAGGTGGTTTTCTTCCAGTAAATAGGAAAGAACAAATAAAAAAATTGTTAGAATCAGACAACACTCCTCCAAAGCTAATGGATTTATGGAATTCAATTGAAAATGGTTTGGTGAATTTAGGGGTAAATCCAGGTGGATACGAGAATTCTGTAACTGAAAACGGCGGATACAAATGGATTCAACTATATGATTGGAGCAACATGGAACACCCCTCTCTAAAAATTGAAGACCTACCAAATGATCTAAAATTACTTAGGGATGACATAATGAGGAGTCTTAGAGATAATGTTTTAGCAAATGTTTTATTTTCTCAACGGAAGCGTGATCTTGAATCATTATGTTTAGCAAAAATTACTACAGATATAGATATCATCCTAGCTGAAGAGTTAGGGATGAGTTCGGATTTTTGGAGACAATTAGTAGATAGTTCTATAAGAATTTTAGGTGGATTAAGGAGATATGACCTTAATCGCGCACCTTCTGATTCGCCACCTAGTATCTTGAAAAAATACTGGAATGCAGTTGCGAAGGCACATAAATTAAATGATAAAGAGATATCACTTGTAGCTACTAGAATTTTTGAAAATTTAAAAGGGGTTAAAGATTATTTAATAACTTCTGATGAGTTATTTGTTTTACCAGCTAAGGGTATGGTCTATGTTTGTCAAAAATGTGGAAGAAATCACCTGCATGCTTCGTGTAATGTATGTACTGATTGTTACTCACCATTGGTAGAGAAAAACTTATCTGAAATTTCATTAAATGACTACTATAGATATTTAACAGAGGATTCAAAAACATACAGGAGATTTCACTCAGAGGAGATGACTGGTCAAACTGATTCTGAAGTTTCTTCAAAAAGGCAACAATTGTTCCAAGCAATCTATGATTCGAGTGATATTCCATTAGTTGATGAAATTGATATTTTAAGCGTTACAACGACTATGGAAGCTGGAGTAGATATAGGATCACTACGTATGGTGGCAATGTCAAATATGCCTCCTCAGCGGTTTAACTATCAACAAAGGGTAGGGCGATGTGGTAGACGCGGTTCCGCACTATCAGTAAGTCTTACTCTATGTAGAGGTCGAAGTCATGATGATTGGTACTTTGATAATTTAGATAAAATGACCGGAGATCCACCACCTCAACCTTATATAGATGTGAAATCTAAGAAAATATTCTCAAGAGTTTTATTCAAAGAAATGTTATTTCATGCATTTAAAGATACTGGTTTGATTGGGAAAATTGATGGTGGAAACAGTGTACATGGAGAATTTGGGTATAAAGAAGATTGGGTTAACTATAAAGAAGAAATTCAAACTTATTTTGAGTCTCGGGAGGGAAAAGCTTGTTTAAATGAAGTAGTGGGCTGCCTTTCTTACCAATCAAAAGTAAGCGAAGGTGAAAAGGAAGAATTAAAAGAGTATATTGTAAGTGGTAAGTTGGTCAATGAAATTAATATGGTATCAATGGATTCAAAGTACTCATCAAATTTCTTAAGTGAAAATTTGGCTTCGGCAGGATTATTGCCTATGTTTGGTTTTCCGACTAGAGTAAAACTTTTTCATCATGAAAAAAGATCTAGATATACTCCACCTCACTTATTAAATTCTGGAACTGTTGATAGAGATCTAGAAATAGCAATCAGTGAGTATTCACCAGGATCTGAGATTATTAAAGATAAGGCAAAACACAAATCTGCAGGAATTGCTCATTATTGGATTCGTGGAAATCAAATAGTTGCTGAAGAAAATCCATTGGGTGACATAAGAAAAGTAGCATTGTGTAGAAATTGTCATATTTTGTTTGATGATGAAAGTTTGTTTCCAGACAAATGTCCATCTTGTGAATCAGAACTTGGGGAAAGTACTGATTATGCATTTAGGTCTATACCAATCTCTGAGCCTCAAGGTTTTAGAAGTGAGTGGATAAAGAGAGATTATAAGGAAGATTTTGAATGGAGTTCACGAAGCTCTATTCCTCGATTAGCAGATGATGAAAAAATTAATGAAAATAAGAAAACTATTTTTAACATATCTTACAACTCTCAAGAAGGAAATGTATATTCAATTAATGATAACTATGGAGAGCTCTTTACTTTTCAGAAAGCCAAAAGTTCATTTGATGGATGGATTGAAGCCAGTACTGTAGGTAAAGATGGATTTAGTCCTTATCTAACTGATATAAGAAAATCAGTAGCCTTAAGCTCAATAAAAAATACTGAAGTTCTTCTAATAAGTCCTAAACAGGTTAGTAAAGGAATTACTTTTAATCCAACCAACCTAGGTGTAAAAGCAGGACTGATTTCTTTTGGATATTTGTTTAGACGAGTAGCTACCAGTATACTAGATGTTGATGCAGATGAACTACAGGTTGGTATAAGATCAAAAGTTGATAATATTCAGGAAAATACGGTAGGTCAAATATTCCTTGCAGATACATTAATTAATGGCGCAGGGTATTCTAAGCACCTTGCAAATAGTGAGATATTAGAGGAGATAATGGTAGATTTAACAGAAGAATATTCTAATATACCAAAATTAAAGGGGCATACTTGCGATTCATCTTGTTATGAATGTTTAAGAACATATGAAAACATGGGGTATCATCCGATACTTGACTGGAGAATAGGTCTAGATGTAGCTAAATTGTTAAAAGAGCCTACGTTTGTTCCCTATATCGATATAAAATGGAAAAGACTCGTTCAAAACTCCATAGAAGGTATCATGAAAAATTATCAGGGTACACAGCATGAATGGATAACAGGGATTCCGGTGCTAACATTGCCTTTCTCTGACGGAAAGCTTTCAATAATTATTGTTCATCCTTTTGTTGAAAAAAGGGATCGTAAGAATTTTAGTGATCAACTCCTGGAGATTACTACAAATTTAGAAATAATGGGTCATAAAGTGTTGAATTATGATATTTTTGATTTAATTAGGAGACCAACATGGGTAATCATGGATGCTATTGAAAAGAAAAACAATAATGATATATTGATATGGTGA